From a region of the Streptomyces tirandamycinicus genome:
- the lon gene encoding endopeptidase La, which translates to MASTPTPLTLPVLPLDDEVVLPGMVVPLDLSDNDVRAAVEAAQAAARAEPGKPRVLLVPRIDGTYAATGVLGTVEQVGRLSDGDPGALIRGHSRVRVGAGTTGPGAALWIHGTLIDEALPDPLPGSVTELVKEYKALATSWLRKRGAWQVVDRVQQIDDVAALADNAGYSPFLSTAQKVELLETSDPAARLRLATEQLREHLAEQDVAESIAKDVQEGVDKQQREFLLRRQLDAVRKELRELHGESDGEESDDYRARVESADLPEKVREAALKEVDKLERAGDQNPEGSWIRTWLDTVLELPWNERTEDAYDIRGAKAVLDAEHAGLDDVKERITEYLAVRKRRSDRGLGVVGGRRGGAVLALVGPPGVGKTSLGESVAHAMGRRFVRVALGGVRDEAEIRGHRRTYVGALPGRIVRAVKEAGTMNPVVLLDEIDKVGSDFRGDPAAALLEVLDPAQNHTFRDHYLEVELDLSDVVFLATANVLEAIPEALLDRMELVRLDGYTEDEKVVIARDHLLPRQLERAGLEPGEVTLEESALRRLAGEYTREAGVRNLERAIARLLRKVAAQHELGRRELPFTVGDGDLRALIGRPHHVPESAQDPAERRTAVPGVATGLAVTGAGGDVLYVEASLADPETGASGLTLTGQLGDVMKESAQIALSFLRSHGAELELPVGDLKDRGVHIHFPAGAVPKDGPSAGITMTTALASLLSGRQARTDVAMTGEVSLTGRVLPIGGVKQKLLAAHRAGITTVVIPKRNEADLDDVPAEVLEKLEVHPVTDVRQVLRIALSPAEVTVPAAA; encoded by the coding sequence GCCGCCCAGGCAGCAGCACGAGCGGAGCCCGGGAAGCCGCGGGTGCTGCTCGTCCCCCGGATCGACGGCACCTACGCCGCGACCGGTGTGCTCGGCACCGTCGAGCAGGTCGGGCGGCTCTCCGACGGAGACCCCGGCGCCCTCATCCGCGGTCACAGCCGGGTACGCGTCGGCGCCGGTACGACCGGTCCCGGCGCCGCCCTCTGGATCCACGGCACCCTCATCGACGAGGCCCTGCCCGACCCGCTGCCCGGTTCGGTCACGGAACTCGTCAAGGAGTACAAGGCCCTCGCCACCAGCTGGCTGCGCAAGCGCGGGGCGTGGCAGGTCGTGGACCGCGTCCAGCAGATCGACGACGTGGCGGCGCTCGCCGACAACGCCGGCTACTCGCCCTTCCTGTCCACCGCGCAGAAGGTCGAGCTGCTGGAGACCAGCGACCCGGCCGCCCGGCTCAGGCTCGCCACCGAACAGCTCCGCGAGCACCTCGCCGAACAGGACGTGGCCGAGTCGATCGCCAAGGACGTCCAGGAGGGCGTCGACAAGCAGCAGCGCGAGTTCCTGCTGCGCCGCCAGCTCGACGCGGTCCGCAAGGAACTGCGCGAGCTCCACGGCGAGTCCGACGGAGAGGAGTCCGACGACTACCGCGCCCGGGTCGAGTCCGCCGACCTCCCGGAGAAGGTCCGCGAGGCCGCGCTCAAGGAGGTCGACAAGCTGGAGCGCGCCGGCGACCAAAACCCCGAGGGCTCCTGGATCCGCACCTGGCTCGACACCGTCCTCGAACTGCCCTGGAACGAACGCACCGAGGACGCCTACGACATCCGCGGGGCCAAGGCCGTCCTGGACGCCGAGCACGCGGGCCTGGACGACGTGAAGGAACGGATCACCGAGTACCTCGCGGTCCGCAAGCGGCGTTCCGACCGGGGCCTCGGCGTGGTCGGCGGCCGCCGCGGCGGCGCGGTCCTCGCCCTCGTCGGCCCGCCCGGTGTCGGCAAGACCTCGCTCGGCGAGTCCGTCGCGCACGCGATGGGGCGCAGGTTCGTCCGTGTCGCGCTGGGCGGCGTCCGGGACGAGGCGGAGATCCGCGGTCACCGGCGGACCTACGTCGGCGCGCTGCCCGGCCGGATCGTCCGCGCCGTCAAGGAGGCCGGGACCATGAACCCGGTGGTCCTCCTCGACGAGATCGACAAGGTGGGCTCCGACTTCCGGGGCGACCCCGCGGCGGCGCTGCTCGAAGTCCTGGACCCGGCCCAGAACCACACGTTCCGCGACCACTACCTGGAGGTCGAGCTCGATCTGTCGGACGTGGTCTTCCTGGCGACGGCCAACGTCCTGGAAGCCATTCCGGAGGCGCTGCTCGACCGCATGGAACTGGTCAGGCTCGACGGCTACACCGAGGACGAGAAGGTCGTCATCGCCCGGGACCACCTGCTCCCGCGCCAGCTGGAGCGGGCCGGTCTGGAGCCGGGCGAGGTGACCCTCGAGGAGTCCGCGCTGCGCAGGCTGGCGGGCGAGTACACCCGGGAGGCGGGCGTGCGGAACCTGGAGCGCGCGATCGCCAGACTGCTCCGCAAGGTCGCGGCCCAGCACGAACTGGGCCGGCGGGAGCTGCCGTTCACCGTCGGCGACGGCGACCTGCGCGCGCTGATCGGCCGGCCGCACCATGTGCCCGAGTCCGCCCAGGACCCGGCGGAGCGCCGTACCGCGGTGCCGGGCGTGGCGACGGGGCTCGCGGTCACCGGCGCCGGGGGCGACGTCCTCTACGTCGAGGCGTCGCTGGCCGACCCGGAGACCGGTGCCTCCGGACTGACCCTCACCGGTCAGCTCGGCGACGTGATGAAGGAGTCCGCACAGATCGCACTGAGCTTCCTCCGCTCGCACGGCGCGGAACTGGAGCTGCCCGTCGGCGATCTGAAGGACCGCGGCGTGCACATCCACTTCCCGGCGGGCGCGGTCCCGAAGGACGGGCCGAGCGCGGGCATCACGATGACGACCGCGCTGGCGTCGCTGCTCTCGGGCCGGCAGGCCCGCACGGACGTGGCGATGACCGGTGAGGTGTCGCTGACCGGGCGGGTGCTGCCCATCGGCGGTGTGAAGCAGAAGCTGCTCGCCGCGCACCGCGCCGGGATCACCACGGTCGTGATCCCCAAGCGGAACGAGGCCGATCTGGACGACGTCCCGGCCGAGGTGCTGGAGAAGCTGGAGGTGCACCCCGTGACGGACGTCCGCCAGGTCCTGCGGATCGCGCTGTCCCCGGCCGAGGTGACGGTGCCGGCCGCGGCCTGA